The following proteins come from a genomic window of Salminus brasiliensis chromosome 15, fSalBra1.hap2, whole genome shotgun sequence:
- the LOC140536024 gene encoding OX-2 membrane glycoprotein-like isoform X1, with product MVSPCTLEGTAPREMNMMLDYTLFFSLLTLACSAGIVTESNVNARFGESASVSCSLPNAAGVKQVTWQRLGQDESVHTMATFSDNFRKQVADQYAGKVELTLAMLNATTITIRNVTFADEGCYICTFNVYPSGTEREKACLSVHGLSEMTTSKADSTEKKVVSCIATGKPAPEVHWKCAGKNISGYSTTTMSNNNEGTVTTTSNLTLGPTLSQCDGKPVECVAQSGNMEKRQHIYITDKISNTTESVPSRRYLASGLAVIIAISSAICIAIVLLRKRKECGKENINTMA from the exons ATGGTCTCCCCATGCACTTTAGAAGGAACTGCTCCTCGAGAGATGAACATGATGCTGGATTATACACTTTTCTTTAGCCTGCTTACGCTGG CTTGCTCTGCTGGGATTGTGACTGAAAGCAATGTAAACGCGCGGTTTGGTGAATCTGCGTCTGTCTCCTGCTCGCTGCCCAACGCTGCTGGAGTAAAGCAAGTCACCTGGCAGCGCCTCGGTCAAGACGAATCCGTCCACACAATGGCCACCTTTAGCGACAACTTTAGAAAGCAAGTGGCCGATCAGTACGCGGGTAAAGTGGAGCTGACGTTGGCGATGCTAAATGCTACAACTATCACGATAAGGAACGTAACATTCGCGGACGAGGGCTGCTACATATGTACTTTCAACGTGTATCCGTCCGGAACAGAACGGGAGAAAGCATGTCTCAGTGTTCACG GTTTATCAGAAATGACAACATCAAAGGCTGATTCTACTGAGAAGAAAGTGGTCTCATGCATAGCTACTGGTAAACCTGCTCCAGAGGTCCATTGGAAGTGCGCAGGCAAGAACATAAGTGGTTACTCAACTACCACAATGAGTAATAATAATGAGGGCACAGTGACCACTACAAGCAACCTAACATTGGGACCAACACTGTCACAGTGCGATGGGAAACCTGTGGAATGTGTTGCTCAAAGTGGGAATATGGAGAAGCGTCAACACATTTATATAACAGACAAGATATCAAATACTACAG agaGTGTGCCATCCAGGCGTTACCTTGCTTCTGGTCTTGCTGTGATCATCGCCATAAGTAGTGCCATTTGCATTGCCATTGTTTTACTTCGGAAGAGAAAGG AATGTGGAAAAGAGAATATTAATACAATGGCCTAA
- the LOC140536024 gene encoding OX-2 membrane glycoprotein-like isoform X2, with product MDRSCSAGIVTESNVNARFGESASVSCSLPNAAGVKQVTWQRLGQDESVHTMATFSDNFRKQVADQYAGKVELTLAMLNATTITIRNVTFADEGCYICTFNVYPSGTEREKACLSVHGLSEMTTSKADSTEKKVVSCIATGKPAPEVHWKCAGKNISGYSTTTMSNNNEGTVTTTSNLTLGPTLSQCDGKPVECVAQSGNMEKRQHIYITDKISNTTESVPSRRYLASGLAVIIAISSAICIAIVLLRKRKECGKENINTMA from the exons ATGGACCGAT CTTGCTCTGCTGGGATTGTGACTGAAAGCAATGTAAACGCGCGGTTTGGTGAATCTGCGTCTGTCTCCTGCTCGCTGCCCAACGCTGCTGGAGTAAAGCAAGTCACCTGGCAGCGCCTCGGTCAAGACGAATCCGTCCACACAATGGCCACCTTTAGCGACAACTTTAGAAAGCAAGTGGCCGATCAGTACGCGGGTAAAGTGGAGCTGACGTTGGCGATGCTAAATGCTACAACTATCACGATAAGGAACGTAACATTCGCGGACGAGGGCTGCTACATATGTACTTTCAACGTGTATCCGTCCGGAACAGAACGGGAGAAAGCATGTCTCAGTGTTCACG GTTTATCAGAAATGACAACATCAAAGGCTGATTCTACTGAGAAGAAAGTGGTCTCATGCATAGCTACTGGTAAACCTGCTCCAGAGGTCCATTGGAAGTGCGCAGGCAAGAACATAAGTGGTTACTCAACTACCACAATGAGTAATAATAATGAGGGCACAGTGACCACTACAAGCAACCTAACATTGGGACCAACACTGTCACAGTGCGATGGGAAACCTGTGGAATGTGTTGCTCAAAGTGGGAATATGGAGAAGCGTCAACACATTTATATAACAGACAAGATATCAAATACTACAG agaGTGTGCCATCCAGGCGTTACCTTGCTTCTGGTCTTGCTGTGATCATCGCCATAAGTAGTGCCATTTGCATTGCCATTGTTTTACTTCGGAAGAGAAAGG AATGTGGAAAAGAGAATATTAATACAATGGCCTAA